The genomic window CACGCCGACGCCGACTCCGACGACCTCGACCGCGCGAAGGCGGAGGACGACGCCGCCGACGACACCGCGAAGGCGAAGGCCAAGGCGAAGCGCAAGGCCGACAAGGCCGAGGCGAAGGCAGCCGCGAAGGACCGCGACTGATCCCGTCGCCCACGCACGCACGAGGCCCCGACGACGTGAGTCGTCGGGGCCTCGTGCGTGCGTGGGCCGCTTGCTGTCGACGGGCGAGAGCGGGCGAGTCCGTCGTGCACGGTCCGTCACGACGGACCGGCTGCGACGAACCCGCCCGCCGGCGCCGCCCGCTGCCGGCTAGAAGCTGAAGCCGAGCTCGCGGGGGTAGTCGCCTCGGGCGGTGAGCTGCTCGGCGGCGTCGCGCAGGTGCGACAGCGTCAGGCCCATCGTCATCGGGCCGAAGCTGACGCGTGAGACGCCCAGCTCGGCGAGGCGCGCGAGCGGCACGGAGTCGGGGCCCGAGATGACGCTGACCTTGCCGTGGATCTCGTCGAGCGCCCGCTTCACGAGGTCCTCGGTGCCGAGGCCGAGCACGAAGGCGCAGTCGGCGCCGGCGTCGAGGTAGGCGTTCGCGCGCAGCACCGCGTCGTCGAAGCTGTCCGGGTCGCCGGCCAGCGAGTCGACGCGCGCGTTGATGACGATGGGCACGCCAGCGCGGTCGCCGGCCTGGCGGGCGGCGGCGACCTTCGACACCTGGGTGTCGACGTCGTACAGCGGAGCCTTGGCCTGGCCCACGCTGTCCTCGATGTTGAGGCCGGCGGCACCCTCCTCGATCAGGCGCCACACGTTGTCGAGCGTGCCAGCGGCGTCGGTCGCGTAGGCCTTCTCGAAGTCGACGGACACGGGCAGGTCGACCGCGCGGATCACGAGCCGGACGGCGTCGAGCATCTGGTCGACGTCGAGTCCCTCGCCGTCCTCGACGCCGTGGGCCTCGCTGATCGAGTGCGAGGCGGTGGCCAGGGCCTTCACGCCGGGCGCCCCGGCGACGACGCGGGCGGTGATGCTGTCCCACACGTTGGTGACCACGAGCGGGTCGCCGGGCACGTGCAGCGAGCGGAGCAGGTCGGCCTTCGCGGCCGTGGAGGAGATCGACATGGTCCCAGCCAACCGCACCCGCGCCTCCTGCGCCATCAGGGGACGAGGAGGTGCGGGTGCGGTCGGTGCCCCGGCCCGGTCAGCGGACGGTCCAGTCCCAGGTCGTGGTGACGCTCGTGAGCGCGCGCTCGGCGGCGGCACGGGCGGCGGCGGTACGGGCCGCGGCGGACGCACCGTCCGCCGAGCCGTAGCCGAGGTCCGTGTCCGTGTCCGTGTCCGAGCCGACGGTCACGAGGGTGAGCGAGGAGGCGCCGGTCGCGTCGGCGGGGGACCACGCGACGACCACGGCGGCGGGCGTGCCGAGGTCGTTCCCGGCAGCGAGCCGGACGAGGGCGGCGGGCTGGCCGTCGAGCGTGGTCGGCTCGGGCTCGCCGAGCACCGTGCCGACGCCCGGCAGCCAGCTCGGGCGCAGGGCGGCGACGGCGTCGGCGACACGGTCGGCGCTCGTCGCAGGGACGAGGTCGGCAGCGACGGCGGCGGGCACGGTCACGACCTGCACGGGCGTGACGGCGGTGTCGTCGGCCACGCCGAAGGACGTGGCGCAGGCGTCGGCGTCGCTGTCGTCACCGGACACCCAGGCGTCGTCGGGCAGCGAGAACGACCAGCACGAGGTCGTCACCGCGACGGGGTCGGCGGCGCCGTCGCCGTCGGCGTCGTCGTACCCGGAGCCCTGGCCGGACCCGTACGGGTCGCCGTCGAGGCCCTGCCCGGTGTCCCAGCCGTACCAGCTGCTCGCAGCCTCGTCGGCGAGGCGGGCCCCGACGGGCACGGCCACGACGAGCACGGCCACGACGGCGACGTTCGTCACCGCCGCGAGGCCCGACAGCACCACGCCCGTGACGCCGAGGCCGAGACCGGTCTGCGCTCGGCGCCGACGGACCAGGGCCACGACACCGAGGGCGACGCCGGCCAGCGCGACCAGCAGGCCGACGACGGGGACGAGCCCCAGCAGGAACGCCCCGATGCCGACGACGAGCGCGGCGACGGCCCAGCCGCTCGCTCCGCTCCGTGGCTGCGAGGCCTGCGTGGCCGGCGCGGCCGGCGCGGGCTGTGCGGCCTGTGGGCCCGGCGCGGGCTGCGGGGCCAGGTCCGGCACCGGGTGCCCGAGGTCCTCGGTCGCCTGCCGGTCAGCGTCCCGCTGGTCGGCGTCCTGCTGGTCGGCGTCGGCGTCGTCGGAGGGCGTGCGGTCGTCGGTCATGGTGTCTCCTCGCGTGCGCGGCCGGCGTCCACCGGCCCGTCCTCGACGCTACGGAGCCGCGCCTCCTCGGTCGTCCGCCGCCGGTGGCACGGGGGCGGTCCTGCAGGATGACCCGCGCCTCCTGCGCCGTCGCCCCAGCGGATGAGGCGGCGCCGAACGGCCGAGACCCCTCGGACCCGCGCGCACCCTCGCTCGCGCGGAGGGGTGCACGCGGGTCCGAGGGGTTCGGACGGCAGCGCTCGCTGCGGGCTAGTCGCGGCGCAGCACCAGCTCGTCGAGCGACAGGCGCACGCGGGGAGCGGTCTCGCGCTCGGCCAGCGCCTCGATCAGCTTGTCGGCCTCGTCGACGACGCCCACGGCGGTGACCGTGACGGGCTTCAGGTTCGCGGGCAGGTCGAACGCCGCGACCAGCTTCTCCCACTCGACGCCGGCCATCTGGTGGGTGTGGAAGCCCTCCGCGTGTGCCTGGACGCTCAGGTGCGCGACGGCCTGGCCGAGGTCGTACTCGGCGGTCGGGCGGTCGTCCCCCTCGACGGTCGACGTCTCGGCCAGCGCGACGATCAGCGCGGAGGCGTTGCCGGCCCACATCGCGTTGAAGCTGAGCAGGGCGCCGACGATCGTGTCGAAGGTCTCGGTGCCGCGGCGGGCGACGACGAAGCGGCGGGGCTGGTGGTTCTGCGCCGAGGGAGCCCAGCGGGCGGCCTCGAGCAGGGCGTCGAGCTGACGGTCGCTGATCTCGGCGGTCGGGTCGAACGAGCGAGGGCTCCACCGCTCGTCGAGCAGGTCGACGATCGGCACGCTGGTCTCGGCGGTGCGGATGGTGGAGGGAGAAGAGGTGGAGGTGGTCTCGGAGATCGACACGGTGAACCGGCTTTCGTGGTGGGGGTGACGGGGGAGCGGCCGGCGCGTCGTCGGGCCACCGAGGTGAACCGTTGCCCTGCGCGCAAGATTCCCGGGGCGCCCCGTGGTGTCCCGGCGCGCCGCGACCGCACCGAGTGGTCAGGAAGTGTCCCCCCGTGCCCCGGGAGGACGTCTCCTGACCACTCGGCGCCGCAGTGCCGACAGGCGACCCTAGGAGGCGCCCCGCACCTCCTCGAGCACCGCAGCGATGCGTCCCGGCACCGACGAGTCCTGCAGCGACGTCGTGTCGCCGAGCTCGCGCCCCTCCGAGACGTCGCCCAGCAGGCGCCGCATGATCTTGCCCGAGCGGGTCTTCGGCAGGTCGGGGACGACCAGCACGGTCGCGGGCTTCGCCACGGGGCCGATCTTTTCGGCGACGTGGGCGCGCAGCAGGGGCGACAGCGAGCCTGGCGCCGACCCCGAGAGCGGGGCCCACACCTGCGGTTCGGAGGCGGTGCCGGCGTCGCGCACCGCGCCTCCTGCGGGGCGGGTCGCGGGCACGACGAACGCGGCGATCGCCTGCCCGGTGCGGGCGTCCGAGACGCCGACGACGGCCGCCTCGGCGACGAGGGGGTGGGCGACGAGCGACGACTCGATCTCGATCGTCGAGAGGCGGTGGCCCGACACGTTGATGACGTCGTCCACGCGGCCGAGCAGCCAGATGTCGCCGTCGTCGTCGTACTTGGCGCCGTCGCCCGAGAAGAACCAGCCCTGCCGCCAGTACTTCGCCCAGTAGCTGTCGCGGTAGCGCCCGGGGTCGCCCCAGACCGTCCGGGCCAGCGACGGCGGGGTCTGCTGCACGACGAGGTAGCCGCCCGAGCCGTTCGGCACGCGCTCGCCGGCCTCGTCGACGATCGCCGTCGAGACGCCGGGCAGCGCGCGCAGCGACGACCCGGGCTTGAGGGTGTCGACGCCGGGCAGCGGCGCCATCACGGCCGCGCCCGTCTCGGACTGCCACCAGGTGTCGACGATCGGCAGCTCGCCCCGGCCGAACTGGTCGCGGAACCAGACCCACGCCTCCGGGTTGATCGCCTCGCCGACGGTGCCGAGCAGCCGCAGCGAGCTGAGGTCGAAGTCGGTGGGCAGCCCGTCGGGGAACCACGACGCCAGCGTCCGCACGAGGGTCGGCGCCGTGTAGTACGTCGTCACGCCGTAGCGCTCGATGATCTCGAGGTGCCGGGCAGGGTGCGGGGTGTCGGGCGTGCCCTCGTAGATCACCTGCGTGAGGCCGTTCGAGAGCGGGCCGTAGATCTCGTACGTGTGCGCCGTCACCCAGGCGAGGTCGGCCGTGCACCAGTGCACGTCGTCGGGCTTGGCGTCGAAGACGGCCCAGTGGGTCCAGCTCGCGGCGGTGAGGTAGCCGCCGCTCGTGTGCACGAGCCCCTTCGGCTTCCCGGTCGTGCCGCTCGTGTACATGATGAACAGGGGCGTCTCGGCGTCGAACGCCTCCGGCTCGTCCGTGTCGGGCTGCGGGTCGACCACGTCGTGCCACCAGAGGTCGCGGCCCTCCGTCCACGGGACGTCGGGGGTCTCGTCGCCGGTGCGCCGCACGACGAGGACGTGCTCGACCTGGTTCTCGCCGCTGACCGCGTGGTCGGCGTTCGCCTTGACCGGCACAGCGCCTCCTCGACGGAACTGCCCGTCGGTGGTGACGAGCAGCTTCGCGCCCGTGTCCTCGACGCGGAACTTCAGCGCCTCGCCCGAGAAGCCGCCGAAGACGAGCGAGTGGATCGCGCCGATCCGCGCGATCGCGAGCGTCACGACGATCGTCTCGGCGATGACCGGCAGGTAGACGACGACGCGGTCGCCCTTGCCGACGCCCAGGCTGCGCAGGCCGTTCGCGGCCTTCACGACCTCGCGCTGCAGCTGCGCGTAGGTGACGTCACGCCGGTCGCCGGGCTCGCCCTCGACGTGCAGCGCGACCTTCTCGCCGGCGCCCGCGGCGACGTGGCGGTCGACGCAGTTGACGGCGACGTTCAGTCGGCCGCCCTCGAACCAGGTCGCCTCTGGCACCGTGAGGCTGCCGTCGGCGAGCTCGCGCACCGGCGACCAGGTGTGGGCGGTGTGCCACGGCGTCTCCCACTCGAGCCGGCGGGCTTGCTCCTCCCAGAAGGCGACGGGGTCGGCCGCGGCACGGGCGTGCTCGGCGCTGGTGACGTTCGCGGCGGCTACCAGCTCGCTCGGCGCAGGGAACGTCCGCCGCTCGTCGAG from Frigoribacterium sp. PvP032 includes these protein-coding regions:
- a CDS encoding isocitrate lyase/phosphoenolpyruvate mutase family protein codes for the protein MSISSTAAKADLLRSLHVPGDPLVVTNVWDSITARVVAGAPGVKALATASHSISEAHGVEDGEGLDVDQMLDAVRLVIRAVDLPVSVDFEKAYATDAAGTLDNVWRLIEEGAAGLNIEDSVGQAKAPLYDVDTQVSKVAAARQAGDRAGVPIVINARVDSLAGDPDSFDDAVLRANAYLDAGADCAFVLGLGTEDLVKRALDEIHGKVSVISGPDSVPLARLAELGVSRVSFGPMTMGLTLSHLRDAAEQLTARGDYPRELGFSF
- a CDS encoding DUF4190 domain-containing protein codes for the protein MTDDRTPSDDADADQQDADQRDADRQATEDLGHPVPDLAPQPAPGPQAAQPAPAAPATQASQPRSGASGWAVAALVVGIGAFLLGLVPVVGLLVALAGVALGVVALVRRRRAQTGLGLGVTGVVLSGLAAVTNVAVVAVLVVAVPVGARLADEAASSWYGWDTGQGLDGDPYGSGQGSGYDDADGDGAADPVAVTTSCWSFSLPDDAWVSGDDSDADACATSFGVADDTAVTPVQVVTVPAAVAADLVPATSADRVADAVAALRPSWLPGVGTVLGEPEPTTLDGQPAALVRLAAGNDLGTPAAVVVAWSPADATGASSLTLVTVGSDTDTDTDLGYGSADGASAAARTAAARAAAERALTSVTTTWDWTVR
- a CDS encoding nitroreductase family protein: MSISETTSTSSPSTIRTAETSVPIVDLLDERWSPRSFDPTAEISDRQLDALLEAARWAPSAQNHQPRRFVVARRGTETFDTIVGALLSFNAMWAGNASALIVALAETSTVEGDDRPTAEYDLGQAVAHLSVQAHAEGFHTHQMAGVEWEKLVAAFDLPANLKPVTVTAVGVVDEADKLIEALAERETAPRVRLSLDELVLRRD
- the acs gene encoding acetate--CoA ligase, producing MAPSDTTTTARDTISNLLDERRTFPAPSELVAAANVTSAEHARAAADPVAFWEEQARRLEWETPWHTAHTWSPVRELADGSLTVPEATWFEGGRLNVAVNCVDRHVAAGAGEKVALHVEGEPGDRRDVTYAQLQREVVKAANGLRSLGVGKGDRVVVYLPVIAETIVVTLAIARIGAIHSLVFGGFSGEALKFRVEDTGAKLLVTTDGQFRRGGAVPVKANADHAVSGENQVEHVLVVRRTGDETPDVPWTEGRDLWWHDVVDPQPDTDEPEAFDAETPLFIMYTSGTTGKPKGLVHTSGGYLTAASWTHWAVFDAKPDDVHWCTADLAWVTAHTYEIYGPLSNGLTQVIYEGTPDTPHPARHLEIIERYGVTTYYTAPTLVRTLASWFPDGLPTDFDLSSLRLLGTVGEAINPEAWVWFRDQFGRGELPIVDTWWQSETGAAVMAPLPGVDTLKPGSSLRALPGVSTAIVDEAGERVPNGSGGYLVVQQTPPSLARTVWGDPGRYRDSYWAKYWRQGWFFSGDGAKYDDDGDIWLLGRVDDVINVSGHRLSTIEIESSLVAHPLVAEAAVVGVSDARTGQAIAAFVVPATRPAGGAVRDAGTASEPQVWAPLSGSAPGSLSPLLRAHVAEKIGPVAKPATVLVVPDLPKTRSGKIMRRLLGDVSEGRELGDTTSLQDSSVPGRIAAVLEEVRGAS